From a region of the Chitinophaga caseinilytica genome:
- a CDS encoding ROK family protein has translation MLSKTDLYKQRILKELCFGNALSGTEISSRIDKSMPVTVRLLGELVNEGLVEEKGYAPSSGGRRPQIYALKPGKMYVVSVAMDQLVTRMAVIDMQNCDIICTEKIGLPLAKNPDVLETLANQLNRFIDNSTIARDKIIGMGIGMPGFVDVSKGINYSFLETQTSIVDFLEKRVGIPVHIDNDSSLIALAEFRLGAARGRNDVMVININWGIGLGLVLNGVLFRGCTGFAGEFSHIPLFVNNKLCACGKSGCLETEASMLVVIEKAVEGLKKGRVSTMEALPEDIEEACHAIINAAIQGDTFAVELLSEAGYNIGKGIAILIHVLNPELIVLSGRGASAGKLWLAPVQQAINHYCIPRLASKSELTVSAFHQRAELIGAAALVIENFDRQPVKNKVDRVLV, from the coding sequence ATGTTAAGCAAAACTGACCTGTACAAACAAAGGATTTTGAAGGAGCTCTGCTTCGGCAATGCCTTGTCTGGTACGGAGATCAGTTCGCGGATAGATAAAAGCATGCCCGTGACGGTCCGCCTGTTGGGTGAACTGGTGAATGAGGGGCTGGTGGAGGAAAAGGGATATGCACCTTCTTCCGGCGGCAGGCGGCCACAGATATATGCCCTAAAACCGGGCAAGATGTATGTGGTATCGGTGGCGATGGACCAGTTGGTGACGCGCATGGCCGTCATCGATATGCAGAATTGCGATATTATCTGCACCGAAAAAATCGGGCTGCCGTTGGCGAAGAATCCGGATGTGCTGGAAACATTGGCCAATCAGCTGAACCGGTTCATCGACAATTCGACGATCGCCCGCGATAAAATCATTGGGATGGGCATCGGGATGCCTGGTTTTGTGGACGTCTCCAAAGGGATCAACTATTCCTTCCTGGAAACCCAGACCAGCATCGTCGATTTTTTGGAGAAGCGGGTAGGGATACCGGTCCACATAGACAACGACTCCAGTCTGATCGCATTGGCGGAATTCAGGCTGGGCGCGGCCCGGGGCCGGAACGACGTAATGGTGATCAATATTAACTGGGGGATAGGCCTGGGGCTCGTTTTGAATGGCGTTTTGTTCCGTGGATGCACGGGGTTTGCCGGGGAGTTCAGCCATATCCCGCTTTTCGTTAATAATAAATTGTGCGCCTGCGGCAAAAGTGGTTGCCTGGAAACCGAAGCATCCATGCTGGTAGTCATCGAAAAGGCAGTGGAAGGATTGAAAAAAGGGCGCGTTTCTACCATGGAAGCCTTGCCTGAAGATATTGAGGAAGCCTGCCATGCAATTATCAATGCAGCTATTCAGGGCGATACCTTCGCTGTAGAACTGCTTTCGGAAGCCGGCTATAACATCGGAAAGGGGATTGCCATCCTCATTCATGTGCTCAATCCCGAATTGATCGTACTGAGCGGCCGGGGGGCTTCAGCGGGCAAACTCTGGCTGGCGCCGGTACAGCAGGCAATTAACCATTATTGCATACCGCGGCTGGCATCCAAATCGGAATTAACCGTGTCTGCATTCCATCAACGCGCAGAACTGATCGGTGCAGCGGCGTTGGTCATTGAAAATTTTGACAGGCAACCGGTGAAAAATAAGGTGGACCGCGTGTTGGTATGA
- a CDS encoding SusD/RagB family nutrient-binding outer membrane lipoprotein — MKAMHKFGMGALALATFASACTRDFAEMNTSPEISKDMKPEQLITLTQKTMVDRDFEWFYDNYSYIMPWMQFTVSYPNGNPASIFNLVSNVNGFYSAFYNDFGRNLADIQRQVNAMAGEERARYAHIAAIATVHKVWGAWRTTDVNGSIPYSEAMGARTDQNFTPKYDNQAALYAQFDAELKGAIAALTTPAAGQISFGNADVFYGGDAAKWAKAANVLRLKIAMRLLERDQQKTRQIVAEVLASPAGLFAGNAEEWKFISGNQNFARGGNWNAQGFATRGGQAVVNYLYDNADPRLALFFKKNAFTQSVFNRLKAGGAFPASATWNPRQYVGVPASPDASKLPANAKLFGVKSYQITENGASLTVNYDTLSTYQNRLFDLGSDGAGDGRYTQPIASYAEMCFLISELSVRGISTEDAQAWYVKGVKASIRAYEQMGKDANIVEFAAINEADIDAYLAKPNVAFTGTTEVLLEKIGIQQYLNHFKQPWEAWGSWKRLGYPKVGGILNREAFVADGTTRETPRRWALPVPQTLNRPNYNAAVQEMIAGGEYGTAVEEITGRVWWDKK, encoded by the coding sequence ATGAAAGCAATGCATAAATTCGGAATGGGTGCGCTGGCACTGGCTACTTTCGCTTCCGCCTGCACCCGCGACTTTGCCGAGATGAACACGAGCCCGGAAATCAGCAAAGACATGAAGCCGGAGCAACTCATCACGCTGACACAAAAAACGATGGTAGACCGCGATTTCGAGTGGTTCTACGATAACTATTCATACATCATGCCCTGGATGCAGTTCACCGTATCTTACCCGAACGGTAACCCGGCTTCCATTTTCAACCTGGTTTCCAACGTAAACGGGTTTTACTCTGCGTTCTATAACGACTTCGGCCGCAACCTGGCCGATATCCAGCGCCAGGTAAATGCCATGGCGGGGGAAGAAAGGGCCCGCTACGCGCACATCGCCGCTATCGCCACCGTACACAAGGTATGGGGCGCCTGGCGCACGACAGACGTGAATGGCAGCATTCCCTACTCCGAGGCCATGGGCGCCCGCACCGATCAGAACTTCACGCCGAAATACGATAACCAGGCTGCACTGTACGCACAGTTCGATGCCGAGCTCAAAGGCGCGATCGCCGCGCTGACAACGCCCGCCGCCGGACAGATCAGCTTCGGTAATGCCGACGTGTTCTATGGCGGAGACGCTGCGAAATGGGCAAAAGCCGCCAACGTGCTGCGCCTCAAAATCGCCATGCGCCTCCTGGAGCGCGACCAGCAGAAGACCCGTCAGATCGTGGCCGAAGTACTGGCCAGCCCTGCAGGCCTTTTCGCCGGTAACGCGGAAGAATGGAAATTCATTTCCGGTAACCAGAACTTCGCCCGTGGCGGTAACTGGAATGCGCAGGGCTTCGCTACCCGCGGTGGCCAGGCCGTCGTGAATTACCTGTACGATAACGCCGATCCGCGCCTGGCACTCTTCTTCAAGAAGAACGCCTTTACCCAGTCTGTGTTCAACCGGCTGAAAGCAGGCGGCGCGTTCCCTGCGTCCGCCACCTGGAACCCCCGCCAGTACGTGGGTGTTCCGGCTTCTCCGGATGCGTCCAAGCTGCCCGCCAACGCGAAGTTGTTTGGTGTGAAGAGCTACCAGATCACGGAAAACGGGGCTTCTTTAACCGTTAACTACGATACGCTCTCCACTTACCAGAACCGCCTGTTCGACCTCGGTTCGGATGGCGCTGGCGACGGCCGTTACACGCAGCCGATCGCTTCCTACGCCGAAATGTGCTTCCTGATATCCGAGCTGTCGGTGCGTGGTATCTCCACCGAAGATGCGCAGGCCTGGTACGTGAAAGGAGTGAAAGCTTCCATCCGTGCTTATGAGCAAATGGGCAAAGACGCGAACATCGTGGAATTCGCGGCCATCAACGAAGCGGATATCGATGCCTACCTTGCCAAACCGAACGTGGCATTCACAGGTACTACGGAAGTGCTGCTCGAGAAAATCGGCATCCAGCAATACCTGAACCACTTCAAGCAACCCTGGGAAGCCTGGGGCAGCTGGAAACGCCTGGGGTATCCCAAAGTGGGCGGCATCCTGAACCGCGAAGCGTTCGTGGCAGACGGAACCACCCGTGAAACCCCGCGCCGCTGGGCCCTCCCGGTGCCGCAGACGCTCAACCGCCCGAACTACAACGCAGCCGTGCAGGAAATGATCGCCGGCGGCGAATATGGCACCGCCGTGGAAGAAATCACCGGCCGTGTTTGGTGGGATAAAAAATAG